From a region of the Candidatus Rokuibacteriota bacterium genome:
- a CDS encoding alpha/beta hydrolase, which produces MIRNVVRVLDGVRIHYRRLGQGSGMVLLHGFPQTSHMWRKVIPALAERFTVVAPDLRGYGDSDRPATGYDKRTMAADIAEVIQALGIGPVVLVGHDRGARVGHRFALDHPRLLTHLVLLDIAPTYDIFERLNQQSARRVWHWLFHLVPDLPEALMAGREELYLRWCYKTWSFNSAAIEEEAVQEYVRCFRQPGAMRAAFDDYRAGGTIDLEHDAADRQKKVSVPTLVLWSGSRQAQAADMLEVWKARCERVEGYAVADCGHFIPEEQPAAVIDAILKFVR; this is translated from the coding sequence ATGATCCGGAACGTGGTGAGGGTGCTGGACGGGGTCAGGATCCACTACCGCCGGCTGGGGCAGGGCTCGGGGATGGTACTCCTCCACGGCTTTCCCCAGACGAGCCACATGTGGCGTAAGGTCATACCGGCCCTGGCCGAGCGGTTCACGGTCGTGGCGCCGGATCTGCGCGGCTATGGCGACTCTGATCGGCCCGCCACAGGCTATGACAAACGCACCATGGCGGCGGACATCGCCGAGGTGATCCAGGCCCTCGGCATCGGGCCCGTCGTCCTGGTCGGCCACGACCGCGGGGCTCGCGTCGGGCACCGGTTCGCCCTCGACCATCCGCGCCTCCTGACGCATCTGGTCCTCCTCGACATCGCGCCCACCTACGACATCTTCGAGAGGCTCAACCAGCAGAGCGCGCGCCGCGTCTGGCACTGGCTCTTCCATCTGGTTCCCGACCTTCCGGAGGCGCTCATGGCGGGGCGCGAGGAGCTCTATCTCCGGTGGTGCTACAAGACCTGGAGCTTCAACTCCGCGGCCATCGAGGAGGAGGCGGTTCAGGAGTACGTGCGCTGCTTCCGCCAGCCGGGGGCGATGCGGGCCGCCTTCGACGACTACCGCGCGGGGGGAACCATCGATCTCGAGCACGATGCGGCGGATCGCCAGAAGAAGGTCTCGGTGCCAACGCTGGTGCTCTGGAGCGGTAGCCGGCAGGCGCAGGCCGCCGACATGCTCGAGGTCTGGAAGGCGCGCTGCGAGCGGGTCGAGGGCTACGCGGTCGCCGACTGCGGCCACTTCATCCCGGAGGAGCAGCCTGCCGCCGTGATCGACGCCATCCTGAAGTTCGTCCGCTAG